One region of Persicobacter psychrovividus genomic DNA includes:
- a CDS encoding glycoside hydrolase family 5 protein, giving the protein MKSINLFRISCLLWALFMGTHLNAQHFFSADGQQIIDSNGDPILLKGTNLGNWLVPEGYMFKTNKVNAPAGIYQLFAQMTGPEFTDDFFATHMDNYVTEQDIAYLKSTGVNHLRLPFHYKMLTNEDYLGVDYHGFHYFDQLIAWAKKYNLPVILDMHCAPGGQTGDNIDDSYGYPYLFTSPKAQHTFLKVWEKIADKYKDEPMVLGYCLINEPIAHYFEEDREMLNAALEPLYKKAVAAIRKIDKNHLIFLSGAQWNGNFDIFTEPFDDLLVYEFHKYWFEVSQAEIQTYLDFRDKHNVPIYVGETGENTDEWCQEFRELLEQQQVNWCYWPYKKMDNTKGFMNFEVPEDYQLIIDYSESDRSTFEKIRENRPDQEKVKQALRDFLDQCLYNNCFENTGYVKALGLESIHQ; this is encoded by the coding sequence ATGAAAAGCATCAATTTATTTCGTATTTCCTGTTTGTTGTGGGCACTGTTTATGGGTACTCACCTGAACGCACAACACTTTTTCTCAGCAGATGGTCAACAAATCATTGATTCCAATGGCGATCCTATTTTGTTGAAAGGCACCAATCTGGGCAACTGGCTGGTGCCGGAAGGGTATATGTTCAAAACCAATAAAGTCAACGCCCCCGCAGGTATATATCAGTTATTTGCCCAAATGACCGGGCCGGAATTTACCGACGATTTCTTTGCCACCCACATGGATAACTATGTGACCGAGCAGGATATCGCCTATTTGAAAAGCACGGGCGTGAATCACCTGCGCCTGCCATTTCATTATAAAATGCTCACCAATGAGGATTATCTCGGGGTTGATTATCACGGCTTTCATTATTTTGATCAGTTAATTGCCTGGGCAAAAAAATACAATTTACCTGTTATCCTTGACATGCACTGTGCGCCCGGTGGCCAAACAGGTGATAATATTGATGACAGCTATGGCTATCCCTATTTGTTTACAAGCCCAAAGGCACAACATACCTTTTTGAAGGTTTGGGAGAAAATTGCCGATAAGTATAAAGATGAGCCTATGGTATTGGGTTACTGCCTGATCAACGAGCCCATTGCTCATTATTTTGAGGAAGACCGCGAAATGCTTAACGCAGCATTGGAGCCCCTTTATAAAAAGGCCGTTGCTGCCATTCGTAAGATTGATAAAAACCACCTTATTTTCCTTTCGGGGGCGCAATGGAATGGCAACTTTGATATTTTCACCGAGCCATTTGATGATCTCCTTGTCTATGAGTTTCATAAATACTGGTTTGAAGTTTCTCAAGCAGAAATTCAAACTTACCTGGATTTCAGAGATAAGCACAATGTGCCAATATATGTTGGGGAAACCGGAGAAAATACCGACGAGTGGTGTCAGGAATTTCGGGAGTTGCTGGAACAGCAGCAGGTGAATTGGTGCTATTGGCCCTACAAAAAAATGGACAACACTAAGGGTTTTATGAATTTTGAAGTGCCGGAGGATTATCAGCTGATTATCGATTATTCTGAATCCGACCGTTCCACCTTTGAAAAAATCAGAGAAAACAGACCCGATCAGGAAAAAGTCAAGCAAGCGCTCCGTGATTTCCTCGATCAGTGCCTGTATAATAATTGTTTTGAAAATACCGGATATGTAAAGGCCCTGGGGCTTGAATCCATCCATCAATAA
- a CDS encoding glycoside hydrolase family 2 TIM barrel-domain containing protein codes for MNTLMRKIGAIVCFLILSVPAFAQEALIQNTYNRESLSLNGDWSYIIDPYENGYYDYRREPFDNYFNPANPGSGAYFANVKPAHKTDRVEYDFTNADKIKVPGSWSVEKEQMHWYEGTVWYEKDFLFEPKAGHKSILYFGAVNYEAHVYVNGIKVGHHIGGFTPFNFEVTKHLKKGNNFVVVKVDNTRKKDAVPTINTDWWNHGGITREVKILQVPELYVADYTVQLSKEQANVIEGTVALSEQKAGELVTLNIPELKIKKTLTTDAEGKASFAIKAKKLTKWHVDKPYLYDVQWAAGQDVVNDRVGFRTIEVSGSDILLNGEKVYLRGICMHEENPIEGRRNYSLEDARMMFQWAKELNTNFVRLAHYPHNEHMPRLADELGILLWEEIPVYWTIDWTNTQTLANAKGQLSEMVQRDKNRASVIIWSMANETPVSEERNQFLKALVTTTRELDNSRLISAAMEVHGEEDGTKMISDPFGEYVDIMSFNQYHGWYGGDIKDFPNLKWAVKYNKPVIVSEWGAGAKYGYRADDQTIWSEDYQAYFYEQTLAGIENIPNLAGFTPWILADFRSPRRPLANIQDMWNRKGLISDGGFKKQAFFVLKKYYDKKEAGTNL; via the coding sequence ATGAATACATTAATGAGAAAAATTGGGGCAATTGTATGCTTCCTGATTCTTTCGGTGCCGGCCTTTGCGCAGGAGGCCTTAATTCAAAATACCTATAATAGAGAAAGCCTTTCGCTGAATGGTGATTGGAGTTACATTATCGATCCTTACGAGAATGGGTATTATGATTATCGCCGTGAGCCATTTGATAATTATTTCAATCCGGCCAACCCGGGATCTGGAGCCTATTTTGCCAACGTAAAGCCTGCGCATAAAACCGACCGTGTGGAGTACGATTTTACCAATGCCGATAAAATCAAAGTGCCCGGAAGCTGGTCAGTGGAAAAAGAACAAATGCATTGGTATGAAGGTACAGTTTGGTATGAAAAAGATTTTTTGTTTGAGCCAAAAGCAGGACATAAAAGTATTTTATATTTCGGGGCGGTTAATTACGAGGCACACGTTTATGTCAATGGGATCAAGGTAGGTCATCACATCGGTGGCTTTACGCCCTTCAATTTTGAGGTTACCAAGCACCTCAAAAAGGGAAACAATTTTGTGGTGGTGAAAGTGGACAATACCCGAAAGAAAGATGCTGTTCCAACCATTAATACCGACTGGTGGAACCACGGAGGGATTACCCGTGAGGTGAAAATTCTACAAGTTCCGGAGCTCTATGTTGCCGATTACACTGTACAGCTGAGTAAGGAACAAGCCAATGTTATTGAAGGAACAGTGGCCCTTTCGGAGCAGAAGGCTGGAGAGTTGGTAACACTGAATATTCCTGAATTGAAAATAAAAAAGACCCTGACTACCGATGCAGAGGGGAAAGCGTCTTTTGCGATTAAGGCGAAAAAATTGACGAAGTGGCATGTGGACAAGCCCTATCTTTATGACGTTCAATGGGCTGCCGGACAAGATGTTGTCAATGACCGGGTAGGCTTTAGAACGATTGAAGTAAGCGGAAGTGACATTTTGCTGAATGGGGAAAAAGTTTACCTGCGAGGGATTTGTATGCATGAGGAAAACCCTATTGAAGGGCGCAGAAATTATAGCCTTGAGGACGCGAGAATGATGTTCCAATGGGCAAAAGAACTCAATACTAATTTCGTAAGACTTGCCCACTACCCCCATAATGAACATATGCCAAGGCTGGCAGATGAACTGGGTATTTTGCTTTGGGAAGAAATCCCTGTTTACTGGACGATCGACTGGACCAATACGCAGACACTCGCCAACGCCAAAGGGCAACTTTCGGAAATGGTACAACGCGATAAAAACAGAGCATCGGTGATTATCTGGAGTATGGCCAATGAAACACCCGTGTCTGAGGAGAGAAATCAATTCCTTAAAGCTTTGGTGACCACGACTCGCGAGCTGGATAATTCCCGCCTGATTTCCGCTGCAATGGAAGTACATGGTGAAGAAGATGGCACCAAAATGATCAGCGATCCTTTTGGCGAATATGTGGACATCATGAGTTTCAATCAATATCATGGATGGTATGGTGGTGACATCAAGGATTTCCCAAACCTGAAATGGGCTGTGAAATACAATAAACCCGTGATTGTAAGTGAGTGGGGCGCAGGGGCAAAATATGGCTACCGTGCCGACGATCAAACGATTTGGTCGGAAGACTATCAGGCTTATTTCTATGAACAGACATTGGCGGGGATCGAAAATATCCCCAATCTTGCAGGATTTACCCCATGGATTTTAGCAGACTTCCGTTCGCCTCGTCGTCCGCTGGCAAATATTCAGGACATGTGGAACCGAAAAGGATTGATCTCTGATGGAGGCTTTAAAAAACAGGCGTTTTTCGTGCTGAAGAAATACTACGATAAAAAAGAAGCAGGAACTAACCTGTAA
- a CDS encoding glycoside hydrolase family 3 N-terminal domain-containing protein: protein MNRFQQVLILLCGIAAFSCQPSSENIQIKKAGVGIPSDQSIEKKIAQQLERLTLAEKVGQMTQITLDVITQGADEFVSDEPLALDEKLVLEAIQKYKVGSVLNTANNRARTPKKWNSVIEHLQRVSMEEIGIPLIYGVDAIHGTTYTAGATFFPQQIGLGATWNPEIVRQGAEVCAYETRASGIPWNFSPVLDMGRDARWARMWETFGEDVYLNTQLGLEVIKGYQGEDNDISKHGRVAACLKHFLGYSSLSGKDRTPALIPERELREIYLPTFQAAVDQGAYTVMINSGLINGIPVHANYQLLTELLKKEMGFDGLVVTDWADIENIHIRDKVAATQKEAVKMAINAGIDMAMVPYNYNFTTNLIELVTEGEVPMQRIDDAVSRILRVKYAMGLFEKPMDKQEEYPEFASEKFEQSALEAARESITLLKNNEQVLPLKKGTKVFVTGPNAHSMRTLNGGWTYSWQGEKVDEFAGKYQSILTAIQAVNGTGNVSYQPTVEYPAEGTYDVDHLRDLNKAKRMAKAADVIVLCLGENTYTEKPGDLHDLNISENQQLLAKEMAKLGKPIVLVLNEGRPRLISTFETQMDAVLQTYLPGNFGGQALAEILFGEVNPSGKLPYTYPKYANSLLTYDHKYAENQEKMEGMYDYESLMEVQYPFGHGLSYADFEYRDLTLSKTTFTAEETIEVSVKVKNNSAIAGKEVVQLYISDHYASLAPSVKKLKRFEKIHLAAQEERTIRFTLQGRDLAFVGFNNEWISEKGDFSIMVDQLKQDFYLSETKTYNQVQSLAL from the coding sequence ATGAACAGGTTTCAACAGGTTTTGATTTTACTCTGTGGGATTGCTGCGTTTTCTTGTCAGCCATCTTCAGAAAATATTCAAATAAAAAAAGCAGGGGTAGGCATCCCGTCAGATCAATCAATAGAGAAAAAAATTGCGCAACAGCTTGAGCGGTTAACATTGGCTGAAAAAGTTGGGCAAATGACGCAAATAACCCTCGATGTGATTACACAAGGGGCAGATGAGTTTGTGTCTGATGAACCTTTGGCACTGGATGAAAAATTGGTGCTCGAAGCGATACAAAAGTATAAAGTAGGATCGGTATTAAATACTGCAAATAATCGCGCACGAACGCCTAAAAAATGGAACAGTGTGATTGAGCATTTGCAACGTGTTTCTATGGAGGAAATTGGTATTCCTCTGATTTACGGTGTGGATGCAATTCATGGGACCACCTATACCGCTGGCGCTACTTTCTTCCCTCAACAAATTGGGCTTGGGGCGACATGGAACCCTGAAATCGTTAGACAAGGGGCCGAAGTTTGTGCCTATGAAACGCGTGCAAGTGGAATTCCTTGGAACTTTTCTCCGGTGCTGGATATGGGCCGCGATGCTCGATGGGCACGTATGTGGGAAACCTTTGGAGAGGATGTTTACCTGAATACGCAGTTAGGCCTGGAGGTTATTAAAGGATATCAGGGGGAGGATAATGATATTTCCAAACACGGCAGAGTGGCAGCCTGTCTAAAGCATTTTTTGGGGTATTCCTCACTTTCAGGAAAGGACCGTACTCCTGCGCTTATTCCTGAGCGCGAACTGCGGGAAATCTATTTACCAACTTTTCAGGCGGCGGTAGATCAGGGCGCTTACACTGTCATGATTAACTCTGGACTCATCAACGGTATTCCCGTTCATGCCAACTATCAATTATTGACCGAGCTGCTTAAAAAGGAAATGGGTTTTGACGGTTTGGTGGTGACTGATTGGGCTGATATTGAAAACATTCATATTCGCGATAAAGTGGCTGCCACTCAAAAGGAAGCGGTAAAAATGGCGATTAATGCGGGTATTGATATGGCCATGGTACCTTATAATTATAACTTCACCACCAACCTTATTGAGCTGGTGACAGAAGGCGAGGTGCCGATGCAACGAATAGATGATGCAGTGAGCAGAATTTTAAGGGTGAAATATGCCATGGGTCTTTTTGAAAAACCAATGGATAAGCAAGAGGAATACCCTGAGTTTGCAAGTGAAAAATTTGAGCAATCTGCACTTGAAGCGGCGCGCGAGTCCATCACTTTATTGAAAAATAATGAGCAGGTTTTGCCACTGAAGAAAGGCACCAAAGTATTTGTTACCGGTCCTAATGCCCACAGCATGAGAACACTTAACGGTGGTTGGACCTACTCCTGGCAAGGAGAAAAGGTAGATGAATTTGCCGGGAAATATCAGTCGATCTTAACGGCCATTCAAGCGGTTAACGGTACAGGTAATGTGAGCTATCAGCCAACGGTGGAATACCCTGCTGAGGGCACCTACGATGTGGATCACCTTCGGGACTTAAACAAGGCAAAGCGTATGGCAAAAGCTGCTGATGTTATTGTTTTGTGTCTCGGAGAAAATACTTACACCGAAAAACCGGGTGATCTTCATGATTTGAACATTTCTGAAAACCAACAGCTACTGGCCAAAGAAATGGCGAAGCTGGGTAAGCCGATTGTGTTGGTGCTTAATGAAGGGCGACCTCGTTTGATTAGTACATTTGAGACACAAATGGACGCAGTGCTGCAAACTTATTTACCGGGGAATTTCGGTGGACAAGCCTTGGCGGAAATTCTTTTTGGTGAGGTAAATCCAAGTGGAAAACTACCTTATACTTACCCGAAATATGCTAACAGTTTGCTGACTTACGACCACAAATATGCTGAAAATCAGGAGAAGATGGAGGGAATGTATGATTATGAATCTCTGATGGAGGTTCAATATCCTTTCGGTCATGGGCTAAGTTATGCTGATTTTGAGTACCGTGATCTAACGCTCAGTAAAACGACTTTCACCGCAGAGGAAACCATTGAGGTCAGTGTTAAAGTCAAAAATAACAGTGCAATAGCAGGTAAGGAGGTCGTTCAGCTGTATATCAGTGACCACTATGCTTCGCTTGCCCCATCAGTGAAAAAGCTTAAAAGATTTGAGAAAATACACCTCGCTGCTCAGGAAGAAAGAACGATTCGTTTTACGCTGCAAGGTCGTGATCTCGCTTTTGTAGGCTTCAATAATGAATGGATCAGTGAGAAAGGGGATTTCAGTATAATGGTTGACCAATTGAAGCAAGATTTCTATCTTTCAGAAACCAAAACCTACAATCAGGTGCAAAGCCTCGCATTGTAA
- a CDS encoding RagB/SusD family nutrient uptake outer membrane protein, whose protein sequence is MGGLLLTGCQNWLDFDPTNAQTEDTFYKNRADAYMALIAIYEPLRSDYAQSYHPLAMVSDLLSDDMYAGGGSGSDMLTWQNLSRFQARAEEDTPRGLWKKNYRGISRANMLLSKYEGIEFNESEEADRNNFLGEATFLRGHYYYELLRFFENVPLITSPIAGEDWVGMTQAEPKLVYAQAAQDMLDGIELMAEGSPERGRLSKYAAEAELVKMFLFYTGYYNESELPTADGGSISGAQALAYAEDVINNSGAALMDNFEDLFNLEGDFCKEVLFEIPFTDNGGGEWDDAKMGNMQCHMSGPRGYNSDKMLKSGWGFGIPSKNLARAYSADDLRRKATVVTTTELMQAEGGGAFDASFTNTGYFAFKYTTHADREPISGSVELNWAQNYHYIRLADVYLLAAELFLAQGNAGKALEYVNIIRQRAGIAALPSVSQEDILNERRLELALEGHRYFDLLRQGLPYAEEKISVHNYQMEVYPDEPAMGDIGLEANYLVSFDMSKKGFLPIPRYEIDLNPDFNQNAGY, encoded by the coding sequence ATGGGCGGTCTCCTGCTGACGGGATGTCAGAATTGGCTCGACTTTGACCCTACCAATGCACAGACAGAGGATACTTTTTACAAAAATCGTGCGGATGCTTATATGGCCCTTATCGCCATATACGAACCACTTCGGTCCGATTATGCACAATCCTATCATCCCTTAGCTATGGTTTCCGATCTTCTTTCGGATGATATGTATGCCGGTGGGGGATCAGGAAGTGATATGCTTACCTGGCAAAACCTTTCCCGATTCCAGGCACGTGCAGAGGAAGATACCCCTCGTGGTTTGTGGAAGAAAAATTATCGTGGAATTTCTCGTGCCAACATGTTATTATCTAAATATGAAGGCATTGAGTTCAACGAGTCGGAAGAAGCTGACCGCAATAATTTCCTCGGTGAAGCCACCTTTCTACGCGGCCATTACTACTATGAATTGCTTCGGTTTTTTGAAAATGTACCCTTAATCACCTCGCCAATTGCGGGGGAAGACTGGGTAGGAATGACGCAGGCAGAACCCAAGTTGGTGTATGCACAAGCGGCTCAGGATATGCTTGATGGTATTGAGCTGATGGCCGAAGGAAGTCCGGAGCGTGGCCGATTAAGTAAATATGCCGCAGAGGCAGAATTGGTAAAGATGTTCCTGTTTTATACTGGCTATTACAATGAATCTGAATTACCAACCGCAGATGGCGGAAGTATTTCCGGTGCGCAAGCCTTGGCTTATGCGGAGGATGTGATCAATAATTCAGGCGCCGCTTTGATGGATAACTTTGAAGATTTATTTAATCTGGAAGGTGATTTCTGCAAAGAAGTGTTGTTCGAAATTCCCTTTACAGATAATGGTGGTGGAGAGTGGGACGATGCCAAAATGGGCAATATGCAATGTCATATGTCGGGACCTCGTGGTTATAACAGCGACAAAATGCTGAAATCGGGCTGGGGCTTTGGTATTCCATCAAAAAACCTTGCACGTGCCTATTCCGCAGATGACCTTCGCCGCAAGGCAACAGTGGTAACGACTACCGAGCTGATGCAAGCAGAGGGCGGTGGTGCTTTTGATGCCAGCTTCACCAATACAGGTTATTTTGCTTTCAAATACACTACCCATGCCGACCGAGAGCCTATTTCCGGTTCGGTAGAGCTGAACTGGGCACAAAATTACCATTATATCAGGCTGGCAGATGTTTACCTTTTGGCTGCGGAACTATTCCTGGCACAGGGAAATGCCGGAAAAGCGCTGGAGTATGTGAATATTATTCGCCAAAGAGCAGGGATCGCTGCTTTGCCATCGGTAAGCCAGGAAGATATTCTTAATGAAAGAAGACTGGAGTTGGCACTGGAAGGGCATCGCTATTTCGACTTGCTTCGCCAGGGGCTCCCTTACGCCGAGGAAAAGATTTCGGTACATAACTATCAGATGGAAGTGTACCCTGATGAACCTGCCATGGGAGACATCGGTTTGGAGGCTAACTATTTGGTCAGCTTTGATATGTCCAAAAAAGGATTCTTGCCTATTCCTCGATATGAGATTGACCTGAACCCTGATTTCAATCAGAATGCGGGCTATTAA
- a CDS encoding 7TMR-DISM family protein, whose translation MAAPDNNFLVLMTSVRYLIDSTQQLNKEEVLKASSQSNFKPFATDFQQIDRSSANYWLMIPIPHQQFQEEGYMLEFIDCHIDEIEGWLISEGDTLTYPIAGHKHPFNQRKVKHKNFIYDIPYTFTEQSEPFFLFRIQSANRPVLICKYRSLDYNFYYANLEYAALSFFYGALAILLLFNLLSFLLNKEKKYLSLAYYLAMCMLVATIEDGLGFQYLWPAVPAMNTFLEQWALAIYLFFLLSYLVQLLGLHDVFQPWKRGLFGAYLVLTVLISANIPHIQPVTGWLYILPVAVISAFCCWKAKTKDVVVILMALGCCISLFGILPKVNLLRDEAVIVVYYFNFAVFLQGMIFTFAMVYEHRRVKHEKERSQLEFIEGLKAQNEIIEHNVQVRTAEIQQQHFIISHKNEELLQAYREISHKTEALEALNKHLSLNNNSLKKNIKLLTNAHLQQQVISFTDFKTYFPTTSDCIQFLAEKKWTGDYQCKKCGHTQFHQGQKLLSHRCSKCGYDEAPTADTIFHRLHFSVLKGFYLVFHLHHISGKPNISQLAKSLDLSVNTCWRFTNKVLERKQQIEANDSWEKIIFDRQENLAEWVLSAN comes from the coding sequence ATGGCAGCGCCGGACAATAATTTTCTGGTGTTAATGACCTCCGTTCGCTACCTGATAGATTCAACGCAGCAATTGAATAAAGAAGAGGTTTTAAAGGCTTCCTCTCAATCGAATTTCAAGCCCTTTGCTACTGATTTTCAACAGATTGATCGTTCTTCGGCAAACTATTGGCTGATGATTCCTATCCCGCATCAACAATTTCAGGAAGAAGGCTATATGCTTGAATTTATAGATTGTCATATTGATGAGATTGAGGGATGGCTGATCAGTGAAGGGGATACGCTGACCTACCCAATCGCGGGGCATAAGCATCCCTTCAATCAGCGGAAAGTGAAGCATAAGAATTTCATTTATGATATTCCCTACACTTTTACTGAACAGTCGGAACCCTTTTTTTTGTTCCGAATACAATCGGCGAACCGGCCGGTACTGATCTGCAAATACCGCTCGTTGGATTACAATTTTTACTACGCCAACTTGGAGTATGCGGCACTGTCCTTTTTTTATGGTGCACTGGCCATCCTGCTGTTGTTCAATCTGCTGTCTTTTTTATTAAATAAAGAAAAAAAATACCTGTCGCTGGCCTATTATCTGGCCATGTGTATGCTTGTCGCTACCATTGAAGATGGTCTTGGCTTTCAATATTTATGGCCTGCCGTACCGGCAATGAACACTTTTCTTGAACAATGGGCCTTGGCCATTTATTTGTTTTTTCTGTTGAGCTATTTGGTGCAGCTTCTGGGGCTTCACGATGTTTTTCAGCCGTGGAAAAGAGGATTGTTCGGTGCCTATTTGGTATTGACAGTCCTGATTTCCGCAAATATTCCCCACATTCAGCCCGTGACCGGCTGGCTGTATATTTTGCCGGTGGCAGTGATTTCTGCTTTTTGTTGCTGGAAGGCAAAAACAAAAGACGTCGTTGTGATTTTAATGGCTTTGGGATGCTGTATCTCCCTTTTTGGCATTTTGCCTAAGGTAAATTTGCTGCGCGATGAGGCCGTAATTGTGGTGTATTATTTCAATTTTGCCGTCTTTCTTCAGGGAATGATCTTTACTTTTGCGATGGTGTATGAACACCGCCGGGTGAAACACGAGAAGGAGCGTTCTCAGTTAGAATTTATTGAAGGGTTAAAGGCACAGAACGAGATTATTGAACATAATGTACAGGTTCGTACCGCCGAAATTCAGCAACAGCATTTTATCATCAGTCATAAAAATGAGGAACTCCTTCAGGCTTATCGGGAAATCAGCCATAAGACGGAAGCCCTCGAGGCGCTGAACAAGCATTTAAGCCTTAACAATAACTCGCTTAAAAAGAATATAAAACTGCTGACCAATGCGCACCTTCAGCAACAAGTGATTTCATTTACCGATTTTAAAACCTATTTTCCAACCACATCGGATTGTATTCAGTTTCTTGCAGAAAAAAAATGGACAGGGGATTATCAGTGCAAGAAGTGTGGCCACACACAGTTTCATCAGGGGCAAAAGTTATTGTCGCACCGTTGCAGTAAATGTGGTTATGATGAAGCGCCAACTGCCGACACCATTTTCCATCGTTTACATTTTTCGGTACTGAAAGGCTTCTACCTGGTTTTTCATTTACATCATATTTCCGGAAAGCCCAATATTTCTCAATTGGCAAAATCATTGGATTTATCGGTAAATACCTGTTGGCGTTTTACCAACAAAGTGTTGGAGCGTAAGCAGCAAATTGAAGCCAACGACAGCTGGGAAAAGATCATTTTCGACCGGCAGGAGAATTTGGCGGAATGGGTGCTTAGCGCCAATTAA
- a CDS encoding glycoside hydrolase family 16 protein: MRGLFVIFISLFFIQCKSVPVAKYDLRWADEFNVDGLPDEEKWSYEKGFVRNKELQYYTVKDSSTAWVKDGMLRIKLHKSADGQVKSASLHTLGKFEFTHGKVEIRAKLPQGLGVWPAFWTLGTNIGEVGWPTCGEIDVMEYVGHDSNRIHSAIHTQKYNHAQNTSFKKSKKLAHLHDDFHIYSMEWKADQISFFVDGNKFFSCDKKREDDIAAWPFVDAPQYMIVNLAYGGTWGGQQGVNDAILPQEYVIDYIRYYELI, encoded by the coding sequence ATGCGAGGATTGTTTGTTATTTTCATCAGCCTGTTTTTTATACAATGTAAATCGGTACCTGTTGCAAAGTATGATTTGCGATGGGCAGATGAATTTAATGTGGATGGTTTGCCGGATGAAGAAAAGTGGAGCTATGAAAAGGGTTTCGTAAGAAATAAGGAGTTGCAGTATTATACAGTCAAAGATTCTTCCACCGCTTGGGTAAAAGATGGCATGCTGCGCATTAAGCTGCACAAGAGCGCAGACGGGCAGGTGAAGTCGGCGAGCTTGCACACTTTGGGAAAGTTTGAATTTACACACGGTAAAGTTGAAATTCGAGCGAAACTGCCTCAGGGACTTGGTGTTTGGCCGGCATTCTGGACACTTGGGACTAATATAGGTGAAGTAGGGTGGCCTACCTGCGGGGAGATCGACGTGATGGAGTACGTTGGTCATGATTCCAACCGTATTCATAGCGCTATTCATACCCAAAAATACAACCATGCTCAAAATACGAGTTTTAAGAAAAGTAAGAAATTAGCCCACCTTCATGATGATTTCCATATATATTCTATGGAGTGGAAAGCCGACCAAATCAGCTTTTTTGTGGATGGTAACAAGTTTTTCAGTTGCGATAAAAAGCGCGAAGACGATATCGCTGCCTGGCCATTTGTTGACGCCCCGCAATACATGATCGTAAATCTGGCCTATGGCGGTACCTGGGGCGGACAGCAAGGAGTGAATGATGCCATTCTTCCGCAGGAATACGTGATAGATTATATCCGGTATTACGAATTGATTTAA